GCTTCGACGGCAGAAGGCGGATTACCTGCTTTTAAATTGGCCGAGCCCCAGTAATAGTTTGAATTAGGAATATCCAATGCACCACGAGGCACCAAACGTAGTTTTAAATCATATTTGATTCCTTTTTGCAATGACAGATTAGCAAGATCAATCAATCCCGAACGTACACCACCTTGTGTTGCATTTAAGGTGACTGTTCCAAAATTGATCTTACCAGTCGTTGTGCCTTCGGAGATAATCAAAGCGGGACTGCTGGACCATGTCAATCCCGTACCGGTAAATGAAAGTGCACGATTTAAGGACTGTCCACTTTGCGTGTATGTTCCGTTGGCAAAGCTAAACGTTGCCGATTGATAATTTGGTGTGATTGTACCACCTACCATGGAAGTAATATTACCCACCACATTAGCCGAAGTACTTTCTAAAGTCGCTTTTACTTCGGTAAAAACATGACTCAAAACGAGATTTTGAATGTTATTTTGTCCACTAACAACGGTGACCGACTGTTTTTTCCATAAAAGATCCGTATCCGCCCCTGTCACGCCAAAGGTAATATTGGCGAGGTTTTGATTCAGATTAATGGTTGGAAAAGTCTGTCCCGGATCGACTGCCAATGCGATGAAGGTATAATTTCCTGCCGGTAAGTCCAGGGACCAATTGGTAGCCGTATTAGAATAAGTCAATACACCCGTCGCGTTGACATAGTTTCCAGAAGCATTATAAGCCGCGATCAAGTATTTAGCACCATTATCCAGTACAGTCGGTGTTGTAGCCATTTTGGTTGCCCCAGTCGAGGCACGTAAGGCGGTCGTTGAACTGACGGCTGTTAAGGTTGCTTTAACGTCGAGTTCATTGTTGAAGGGAACAGTTGTATTTTGCGCGGCAGAAGTAGACGAGCTACTTTTACTTGCTGAAGCTTTGGGCTGTAAATCGTAGTCGGTATCCGAATAAGAGACGCCGGCAATCTTGATGCTTACCCGGCCATTATCGCCATTACTTACGTTTTCATTATTTTTGTTGCAGGCAGCCATCATTAGAGATAGCGCCAGTAGTATTATTGTGCTGTTTCTTTTCATACTTGATAATAATTTAAGTTGGTACTTTTCGGTTACCACCAGCCTTCACCTTGGCTTGATGTGGACGATTCTTCTCCGTCCCATTGTTGCTGTACTGTTCCAGATGTCTGCACCGAACCAGCTGCAACACTGTACTCTAAAATGATGTCTTCAACCTTAATTTGAGGTGCCTCGTAAGGCAATTTACCCAGTTTGATTTTGTGTGTGTGTTTTGTTTCCATAATTTTAAATGAAAGAACATTGTTCTATTTTATATTTCGTTTCGATGGCCGGGCAAAGTTGCCTTTAAATAAATTAGACACAAAAAAACAGGCTATCACATCGCTATCACAGTTGATTTTAAAACAAATAAAACACTACTAATCAATATAATACATAAAAACAAAAGCAATTAACTCATAGTTATAATCATCAGCTTGCTGGTAAACTCGATGTGAATAAATGATGGATCGTAAAAAAGGCCAGATCATTGCTGACCTAGCCTTTACAAAAAGTATAATTATTCCCTTATACGAGTTTCGCTATGTACTCGCCAAGCCTATTATCAGGGCAACACGAAACACGATGATGTCTATCGCAGCACTTATGCTTAGTGCTCGCTGGGCTGCGATTGATGTACTTTATCTGCCAAGGCACGCATCCAATTATTAAAATCAGCATCCGAGGGGATGTCAAACTTCTTGCGCAATCTATTTTTTCGCACCTGTACGGCCCGGATGGTGACGTAGGTATATTCCGCAATATTTTTGGTTGAGAAATTGAGAAAGGCCATGGCACAAAATTCCAGTTCCGTACTCCGAAGGTTGGGATCAAAAGATTTGAGCGCCGAAATAAACTGCGGGTACAGTTCTTTAAATAGGGTTAAAAACTCCGGATTGTTGCTTTTGGCCAGCTCGATTAGTGTATTAAATTTATTCTCCCCGATCTGTTCAGTCAATTGCTTATTGATGTTTTCTGTTTCTTGCAGCGCCTCCTCTTTCTGTCCCAGTAGCTTCCGGTTACGTTTAGAACGCCAGATAAATAGTGTGATCGCTACAAGAAGAAGTACCAAAATAACAATTGAGATGGTAGCAGCTTTGGAGACCTTACTCTCCGACTCCTGGTCTTTTAACTTCAAAATCTCATTGAGTACCTGATCAACGACCTGTCTATTTTCAATTTCCAGCGAATCGTTGAGCCGACTAAAGGCCATCTCATAGTGATCAGCTTTCGCTTTATCCAGTTTGGTTGTCCTGTAAAAGTCAGCTAGTTCCCGGTAAGAATTCTTCATGCCATTCCTACTACCGATTTGCTGCTTACTGGACAGACTTTTTTCATAAAATGCTGCAGCCTGCTTGAAATCCCCTTTCTGTTCCGCCAACGAACCCAACGAAGAATACGTATTGAGTACCACCGGAATTTTATACTTCTTTACCAAGGCAAGTGATTTATCCAGGTAGTATCGCCCTTTGTTAAAATCACCTTTTTTAACGTAGAGTTTACCTAAGTTATCATAAACTACCAGGTATCTAAAGGCTTCCTTATGTTCGTCTTCGCCCTTTAAATTGGCTAGTAACAGATGATTATACTTTTCCACAGAATCCAGCTCTCCGATTGCATCAAAAGCAACGCTCAAGTTTTCATAGGTAAACTGATAGGATTTTTTTTGTTTTTCGCCGGTTAGATTTTTGATTAGCCCCAGCTGCAAACGAAACTCCCGAATGGCCTGCTGATACAAATGGAGCTCGCCATAGGCTCTTCCCCGTACCCGACGGACTTCGGACTGCGCGAGTATATTTTCCTTATAAAAGTTAGTTTTTTCAACGCTTTCAAGATGTTGCAATCCCTCTTTAAACAGCCCTACATGCACAAGACCTTCTGCAATCCACGAATGCGCTTTTCCTTGGCCCGCATCATAGTTGACTTCATTGGCTAGATTAAGTGCTTTTATTGCCGTTTCAATATAAGGCAATAATTGTCCAGCATTAAATAATTCCCTTGTTTTAATCAAAAGTGAATCTACGGCACGCACCTGGACTGACTTGTCATCAGCAGCACTCGCCTTCAGTGTCAAAAAGAATAAAAGTAAAAATAGAAGATGTTTTTTCATGTATAGGCAATAAATTGTTTTCAGGTTGTTGTTTTTCAATTCATTTCAGACTTTTTAAGTCCAAAATTTCTTCGTGCAAATCTAGTATTTTTAAATGATGAAACCATGATAATTCCCGATCCAAAAACAATTTTATATCTTATAAAACTCAGGTAAACAGGCGTCTTTATGACACTAATTTTTCCTTACATGGTTAAAAAATAATAGTCATCAGCCGAAGCTGACGACTATCTCCATTAATTTATCCAAATAATATGTAATAGATAATATGTTCATTTGCCCGTAGATTGGCAGTACCTTTCCTGTTCACAGGGGATACGTCCAGTCACGATTCTGGCATCAACCTTAATCAGATGGAATTGCAGTATTGTACGTGTTGAAAGCGAATATAGATACTAAAAATATAAAAGCAGAAAAATGTGCTATCACAGATATAACACATTTCAAAAAAATAAGTAGAACACTTACGCTAAATTTTCCTAGCAATTTGTCCTGAGCGACGATAAAGCTAAGATAAAGCAGCCCGTTCTCCTGATTTTCCAATGGCAAGTTTAGCTTTTAGCCCAGTTCAGCAAACGAATTGCGAGGAATCTGCTCCCGCATCCAGGTGTTAAAATCCAAATCGGAGGGGATATTGAACTTTTTACGCAATCGATTTTTGCGGATCTGTACAGCCCGCACGGTTACATAGGTATATTGTGCGATGTGTTTGGTGGAGAAATTCAGAAAAGTCATCGCGCAGAACTCGAGTTCGCTGCTGCGGATTTTAGGATGTATAGTCTTTAATGAGCTGACAAATCCGGGATAGATTTCGTTGAACAAAGCCAAAAATTCGGCATCGTTGTTTTTCGCTAAAGCAATTAAAGTATTAAAGTCGTTTCTTTCCATTTTTACATCGTTTTTTCAGCAAGTTTTATATTCCTATTTCCCAGTTTGGGTAAATTTCCTTTCCGCAAATCGCTCGATCATTTCGATTATCCTTAGCCAATAGGCCTCCGGATCAATTAAACTCGAGAGGGCAAAATTTGCCCCCACCAAGTTCATCCAAATATATTATCTCGGACCTCCACGCATTAAGATCCGGGCGATAATTCAGTACTTATAATCCTTCCAAAGTTTTTGAAACCACCCTATTTCTAATGCTTTCACAGGTTGAATTCTCAACTCAATTACAGATCACAATTTCTGCCTGACAAATATTTGCATTAAAAGAAAGAAACAGAAAAAAGAGCCTTTCACATTCATATCACACTTTTTAAAAAACTGAAAAACAACACATTAATAACATAAAAAAGACAGTCAGCAATTAAAGTCTAGATGTTGAGCGAATGGTTTATGACTTGATTTCTCAAAAAAATGCACGTCAAAATGGTCATGATAAACGTAAAAAGGCCCGGCAAGATTCCCACGAAATCCTGTCGGGCCAATCCAGCATGAATTAAACGACGATTAAATCTGGAAAAACTACCAGTTGATTAAACGATTGTCGTCATCGGCTTTATCCCACAACTCCTGTGGATCATTGCTGGTCGTAGCAGCAGAACCTGCAGCGATACCTTGTTCTAGTTCTATGTTTGTCGCCTCGATCTTTGGGCTGACATATATTTTTTTTGAATTATTGGTGATAATGTCTTATTTTTTTTAATACTATTTTCGATGCATCAAGTATCTAACTATTACTTATAATGTACAGGCTACTTTCCGTCTACCACTACCCGATTCGATCATCGTTGTTTTTCCTTGAACAACCTGGGTGATCTTCACCTTATTCGCCGTCGTACTCCAAAGCACGATGTTAAATGAACCTTGTGTCAAAACCAATGGATACAATTCACCACCTGCTACTTTACTACCGTAAATAGAAACTTCTCCCGAGCGGCTGATGACAACGCGAATAATTGGATTTCTTGCCGTTCCCACCATACTATATATCCAAACTCGTATTGGTAAGATTGGCTTGTGCTGTCACAGCTGGAACTGTTGCTGTACTATTGATCGAATAAGCGACAAAGGTATAGGTCTTTTCTGCTTCCAATACGATTTCGGTACTATTATCTACTGTATTAGTGTATGTTTTTTCTGTAACATAATCACCGTTGGCACCGTAAACAACAATTTTGTATTTAATGTTTGCGGCCAGCGGTGTTCTTTGCTCCGTCACTGTTGCTTGTTTACCTGACGAAGCGCTTAACAGGTTGCCAGTTGTTGCTGACTGTTCGCTGGTCAATGTTGCCTCAAAAGAACTTGAGTTTGTCAAAGGAACGACACCTGTTTGGGCTGTACCAGCAGTGTTGTTTCCCGTACTTTCTTTTTTTGTTGTGACAACTGGGTTTTCTACGCCAAGTAATTGGATACTGACGTTTGCCTTGCCACTAGCCTCTCCACTGTCTTTGCTTTCCTTACAGGAATACAACGATCCACACATCAAAATATCAGCAATGTATCACATCGCTATCACACGTATAAATCAATCATCAAATTAAAAAAACTACAACAAAAACATTTTTTTACCTTAAAAAACATGAAAACACAAAAACAACTCCAATTTATGCGTCATAACATTAAATTACTTTCCATAGTCTCAAAACAGATTATAAAAACATCACACAAACACCTATATATCAACAACTTACGAAACATGTGATAATTATGTGATAACTCTGTGATAGCTCAATTTTCGCGATTATTTTCTAATCAAACTATCTTTACGCTAAGAAATACAGTATATATCAAGCGATTAAGATTATGACTCGTTCAATAAACAAGTCACAACTGACAACTATTTAATTGAAGAGAAATCAACCTTTAAAAAGAAGCTCAGATCGTTGCGAAATACGGTAAACAATTGAAATCTCAACTAACAAAGGCATTTGCGAGAAAGCATAGGTGAACTGCTACATCATTGCAAGCAGCGGCTTATTGAGCATCTGTTAAATCTTAAACCAAATAATATTACGCACATGAAAAAAAGAACTGAAAAAAAGATTTACCTGAAACCTGCCATCGAGCAGTTAAAGGTAGAAATGGAGGAAGGCATTGCTGCCGGATCAAACGGATCGGCTCAACCAGGTGGTGGATCCGGCGTTAAAGAAACAGATTGGAATAATGGTGGAACTGAAACCCAAGACCCTAGCGGTGAATGGTGGAACTAATAACTCAATTTATAACTATTAACGACCATGATGAAAACGATATATCAGATTACTAAAATTAAACTAGCCTTTATTGTACTCCTGACGGTTTCTGTTTCTTGTAGCAAGGAGAAAAGTGAGCAGATGATTGCAGCCAATCATGCCGGTGTAAAACTGACTTTGACAGAAGCCGAGTTTGGCGGGGACCAAGTAGCCGTGGCCAAAGCATCCACAAAAGCTAGCGCAACAACGCCATTAGCCCTAACGGAAGAAGTACAGTCTGGCCCATTTAACATTACCGCAGAACTGACGGAAAATACGGTAAATGGCAGTGGACTGAAAGCAGCTACGAGTAGAACTAAGGCAGCCACCTCCTTGTTGTCGCTAAGAGGTGCAGTGACCTATCGGGTAGTCGCTTATGAAACCGACGGTACCTATATTGACCAGGCGGTCGGTAACGCTTCGGACTCTACTCAGGTATTTTTTGGCGATAAATTAATTGCAGGCAATAAATATACTTTTGTGGTCTATTCCTTGGGCTCGACCACGACTGCGCCAGCTGCAGCACCGACAACAAACCTCTACGCTGCAGGTCAGGTTAACTTCAGCTTTGCAACTTATACACAAGATGGGGCCGACTTTATGTATGCGATCGAAAAAGATGTCACTATCCTCGGTAACAATGCCCCAACCGCATTGACGGCTCCCTTACAACATATGTTTACCCGTGTCACCATTCTTGTAGACAATAGCGATGCGACGGGTACATTTGGTACGGCTAACTATATTAAAGGCGGATATCTTTCAGAAGTTCCCGTACAAGCCAATTGGGGTTCAGCTTTCGCTAACCCGACTATTGATTTAAGTACAGGTGCAACCGTGGCTTCTGTTACAAACGCGAGTGTACCTCCAATTTCAAACCTCAATGCCACAGGGCAGACCTTTATTGTCAACCAGGTGCAGGACACCAATTTCTCCATTGCCTTGTCTATCCCTGCGGGTCAGATCAAGGTGGGTAATGATGTCAACGCACAGGTTGTCAACTTTAGTTTTTCAAATGGTAGCCAAGGTTTAAAACCAGGCTCCTCGTACACCATGAAATTGCGTTTTAACAGCGACCGTTATGTCAATGCAACCAATGTAACACGAACCACTAATACAGCAGATGCGCTTTACGCTGTGATCGGAGGTCATCGTTGGGAAAGATATAACCTCGGGGTCGCTACTTTAAATCCTGCTACCAATAATCCCGATGTACTGCCTTCAAATCAAGGATTATACGGCAACTATTATCAATGGGGTCGTCAAGCTCCTGTTGCCAATGCGTCCAGCGGAGATGCTGCCATTGCGGGATGGAATACGACTCCGGCTGCAGATGGCACATGGAACAATGGTACGCCAACGGCGCCTATAAAAGCAGCAACAGATCCTTGTAGTACAGGCAACAGAATTCCTAGTCAGGCTGAATTCACTCGTTTAGGTAATTATACGCGCCACACGTCCATCGGTACTTGGACGGCGTTCTCTGGTAATGGATCTGGACCTGGATTATCTGACTTTACCGCAGCCCATATTATGACCAGTAAAAAGAGCAGCGATATTAAATTGAGTTTTCCCGCAGCTGGCCATAGGTCATCAGTAAATGGGGCACAGGTTCTTCGTCAAAGCTCGGCTATCTATTGGCTAAATACGGCGGTGGGGGGTAATGATAGAGCATTACAGGGTCGTGGTTTTGAAAGCGGTGGATGGGATACATCCAATTACTTCAAAGTTGCAGGCTATCCTTTACGCTGTATTCAGGACAAATAATCACGAAGCTAGTTGAACTTCAACGATAGTTAAGTTAATTGTTTAAAAGTCACATCTACTCGAAAGCTCCTTTCGGGGCGGTTCACTTAAAAGCCTGGCATGGATCATCCATCGCCGGGCTTTTTCTCCCATTGATTTATCCGATAAACGTTACATAAGCTCAATCACAGCTGTTATACGAAATCTTCAAATCCATGAAAGAAACGAGGTCTTCTCAAATCACCAGGCAATATTTGTCTTATCTGGACACACATATTGACGATGTTATACATGGACGTACCATGGAGTTTATGGAGCTTAACAAGATCGCCCGAGAAATTGCGGTTTCTCCAAAACACCTGTGCTATACCATTCGAAAAGAGAAAGGCTACCATCCCGGTTA
The Sphingobacterium multivorum genome window above contains:
- a CDS encoding tetratricopeptide repeat protein; this encodes MKKHLLFLLLFFLTLKASAADDKSVQVRAVDSLLIKTRELFNAGQLLPYIETAIKALNLANEVNYDAGQGKAHSWIAEGLVHVGLFKEGLQHLESVEKTNFYKENILAQSEVRRVRGRAYGELHLYQQAIREFRLQLGLIKNLTGEKQKKSYQFTYENLSVAFDAIGELDSVEKYNHLLLANLKGEDEHKEAFRYLVVYDNLGKLYVKKGDFNKGRYYLDKSLALVKKYKIPVVLNTYSSLGSLAEQKGDFKQAAAFYEKSLSSKQQIGSRNGMKNSYRELADFYRTTKLDKAKADHYEMAFSRLNDSLEIENRQVVDQVLNEILKLKDQESESKVSKAATISIVILVLLLVAITLFIWRSKRNRKLLGQKEEALQETENINKQLTEQIGENKFNTLIELAKSNNPEFLTLFKELYPQFISALKSFDPNLRSTELEFCAMAFLNFSTKNIAEYTYVTIRAVQVRKNRLRKKFDIPSDADFNNWMRALADKVHQSQPSEH
- a CDS encoding helix-turn-helix transcriptional regulator, giving the protein MERNDFNTLIALAKNNDAEFLALFNEIYPGFVSSLKTIHPKIRSSELEFCAMTFLNFSTKHIAQYTYVTVRAVQIRKNRLRKKFNIPSDLDFNTWMREQIPRNSFAELG
- a CDS encoding helix-turn-helix domain-containing protein, whose amino-acid sequence is MKETRSSQITRQYLSYLDTHIDDVIHGRTMEFMELNKIAREIAVSPKHLCYTIRKEKGYHPGYFYNLKIISSAKELLNNSTLSIAKIALLLTYDASNFSKFFKKWTGETPGSFRKKTRDL